A genome region from Spirochaetota bacterium includes the following:
- a CDS encoding DUF6259 domain-containing protein — translation MFRNYIAFLIFAFCSLAADIPSYLSEASVRNGGFDNGVKEWTAVYSERGEMTTVEDGGPCLSVKTTAANYFFYNNTEIPLTHRRLVVTFRAKGKGPLNFYQLLFDAAKKGVNTPGIMTIAPLSITLTPEWKEYSIALSVGSMGVMMKPYFLLSQAQSELVLDNVSVYYDTRSDDDVHREALKAHATKYVDAPAVRTPRFSGDIIDNDGLLYRITLTKNGDIAGRFAVEGGIAGMTGGRRKHAEAEVAVRIRTNGDDVSYEIKVTPNAGYGVFEVEYPLLVLKPISGAAHDRLIVPNQSGVIIDDPFSAEKSGRGSPHRFGKYIWYGTYGTTAQSMQCVLYENGSDGIMLWAKDGEGYIKDFEVSLNIAASYPGDGIRASVHHYPANTGAARTSWTSPYPVVTTRYHNGWQRAAKIYRDWALTQTWCAGGGILDRVKRGELSAWLANNPFWLIAINENTYDMLAKYTELFPGVEFSVFLTQWQRWPFDTGNPDYFPPKNEEGYRRLISLQKNRMHFFPYMNMIAFDNSFDHDANNNALSKFKASFAQPCSAVLMSSESAASVPHYVNYQEFWGRDGKKTEELKQMLRTAWNGPVDESIITQIRSDWMTIYSYEKEALVKKLTHAWGRDASVIDAIRVKNEFKPLCRADVRWREYFIGLASQNLTGYGTDGQYLDQSSVGGMFACWSTDHGHAPGFGTNHLNGTRAFFTGIHEKNRGKALKGEAICEYFIGAVEEAHCQMPEFHRAKLIPLFQTVYHGYISHMAWDITPPSFANMNDLTAAVSLMLHYGYKIGFATLEPYLKLISPEQERFALPYFKQAVKIMLATMDTFCYGERLADPVVTGSPWHEVSYYQDASGTKTVKAVRPVVEASCWRSLDGKKAMFFVSNSGDKAVTVTLASADIQGGTLADIDGGTVPYSGQCTVTMRPFSLRAFIAGK, via the coding sequence ATGTTCCGGAACTATATCGCCTTTCTGATCTTTGCATTTTGCTCCCTGGCAGCCGACATACCGTCATATCTATCGGAAGCATCGGTCAGGAACGGCGGATTCGACAACGGCGTCAAGGAGTGGACGGCTGTCTACAGCGAACGCGGCGAGATGACGACGGTAGAGGACGGCGGGCCATGTCTTTCAGTGAAGACGACAGCGGCGAACTATTTTTTCTATAACAACACCGAGATACCGCTCACGCATCGGCGTCTTGTCGTCACGTTCCGAGCGAAGGGAAAGGGACCGCTCAATTTCTATCAGCTCCTTTTCGACGCAGCAAAAAAAGGCGTGAACACGCCGGGCATCATGACGATAGCACCGCTCTCTATCACGCTTACGCCCGAATGGAAAGAATATTCCATCGCGCTTTCCGTCGGAAGCATGGGCGTGATGATGAAGCCGTATTTTTTGCTCTCGCAGGCGCAGAGCGAACTCGTTCTTGATAACGTCTCCGTATACTATGACACGAGGAGCGACGACGATGTGCACCGCGAAGCGCTGAAAGCGCATGCAACGAAATATGTCGATGCCCCTGCGGTACGAACACCGAGATTTTCCGGTGACATCATCGACAACGACGGGCTCCTCTACCGGATCACGCTCACGAAGAACGGCGATATCGCCGGGCGTTTCGCCGTCGAGGGCGGCATCGCGGGGATGACAGGCGGGCGGCGGAAACATGCGGAAGCGGAAGTGGCCGTACGCATACGCACAAACGGCGATGATGTTTCATATGAGATAAAGGTAACGCCGAATGCCGGATACGGCGTCTTCGAAGTGGAATATCCTCTGCTCGTGCTGAAACCGATATCCGGTGCAGCGCATGATCGTCTCATCGTGCCCAATCAGTCCGGCGTCATCATCGATGATCCGTTCAGTGCCGAAAAGAGCGGACGCGGATCGCCGCATCGGTTCGGGAAATATATCTGGTACGGGACCTACGGAACGACGGCGCAGTCGATGCAGTGCGTGCTCTATGAGAACGGCTCCGACGGCATCATGCTTTGGGCGAAGGACGGCGAGGGATACATAAAGGATTTTGAAGTATCGTTGAACATCGCCGCATCATATCCCGGGGACGGCATACGCGCATCCGTGCACCACTATCCCGCCAACACCGGAGCCGCGAGGACATCGTGGACGTCGCCGTATCCGGTAGTGACAACACGCTATCATAACGGCTGGCAGCGGGCCGCAAAGATATACCGCGACTGGGCCCTCACGCAGACGTGGTGCGCGGGCGGCGGCATTCTCGATCGTGTAAAACGCGGCGAACTTTCCGCGTGGCTCGCGAATAATCCGTTCTGGCTCATCGCCATCAATGAGAACACCTATGACATGCTCGCGAAATACACGGAGCTTTTCCCTGGTGTCGAATTCTCCGTATTTCTCACGCAGTGGCAGCGCTGGCCTTTCGATACCGGCAACCCCGATTACTTCCCGCCGAAGAACGAGGAGGGGTATCGCCGACTCATCTCGCTTCAGAAGAACAGGATGCATTTCTTCCCGTACATGAACATGATCGCGTTCGATAATTCGTTCGATCATGACGCCAATAACAATGCGCTCTCGAAATTCAAGGCGTCGTTCGCACAGCCGTGTTCAGCCGTGCTGATGTCGAGCGAATCGGCGGCGTCGGTGCCCCATTACGTGAACTATCAGGAGTTCTGGGGACGCGATGGAAAGAAGACCGAGGAGCTCAAACAGATGCTCCGTACCGCGTGGAATGGCCCTGTGGACGAGAGCATCATTACGCAGATACGCTCGGACTGGATGACGATATACTCGTATGAGAAAGAAGCGCTCGTGAAAAAGCTCACCCATGCGTGGGGCAGGGATGCGTCTGTCATCGATGCGATACGGGTGAAGAACGAATTCAAACCGCTCTGCCGCGCCGATGTGCGCTGGCGTGAATACTTCATCGGACTTGCGTCGCAGAACCTCACGGGTTACGGTACGGACGGACAGTATCTCGATCAGTCATCGGTGGGCGGCATGTTCGCCTGCTGGTCGACCGATCACGGGCATGCGCCGGGTTTCGGTACGAACCATCTCAATGGTACACGCGCTTTCTTCACGGGCATTCATGAGAAGAACCGCGGCAAGGCGCTCAAGGGCGAAGCGATCTGCGAATATTTTATCGGTGCCGTCGAGGAAGCGCATTGTCAGATGCCGGAATTCCACCGCGCGAAGCTCATACCGCTCTTCCAGACGGTGTATCACGGTTACATTTCGCACATGGCGTGGGATATAACGCCGCCCTCGTTCGCGAACATGAACGATCTGACCGCGGCGGTATCGCTCATGCTGCACTACGGATATAAGATCGGCTTTGCGACGCTCGAACCGTATCTGAAGCTCATCTCGCCCGAGCAGGAGCGGTTCGCGCTGCCGTATTTCAAACAGGCGGTGAAGATCATGCTCGCCACCATGGATACGTTCTGCTACGGCGAACGCCTCGCCGACCCTGTCGTCACAGGAAGCCCCTGGCATGAAGTATCTTATTATCAGGACGCGTCGGGGACGAAGACGGTGAAGGCGGTTCGCCCTGTCGTTGAAGCATCGTGCTGGCGTTCGCTCGACGGGAAAAAGGCGATGTTTTTCGTTTCGAACAGCGGCGACAAAGCGGTCACCGTAACACTGGCGTCCGCTGATATCCAAGGCGGAACGCTCGCCGACATCGACGGGGGAACGGTACCGTACAGCGGTCAATGCACGGTCACGATGAGGCCGTTCTCTCTGCGCGCGTTCATTGCGGGAAAATAG
- a CDS encoding Gfo/Idh/MocA family oxidoreductase, with protein sequence MKKSTAVIIGAGHRSLLYAEHALVKPDELAIVGVAEPDDEKRAHAAKVHSVPADRCYRTAEELAAVPKFADFAINGTMDKLHVPTSMALLKAGYDILLEKPFATNEKEMLELVKTAKKLGRRIAICHVLRYAPFYAGIKKTILDGAIGDIMNMQTTENVSYHHVAAAFIRGKWGTKKYGGSSFLMAKCCHDLDMITWLKSGIPPVRVSSMGSRMYFKPEKAPAGSGTHCMIDCPAAVESNCLYSAKKHYIDHNWWLFYVWDINDKFQGQKLPDAAEREKKLKDPSFPYGRCVWKTEADIIDHQSVVVEFADGATATHNLVSGAAKGGRSIQIIGTKGEIRGDFESGKFEINRIDPRSDKEYSQELVDTNIAGDFSGIAGAHGGGDARLIMDFVRVMNGEKPSYSYTGIEDSVNGHLTGFYADRSMEEKRQLAMPPLR encoded by the coding sequence GTGAAAAAGTCGACAGCCGTCATCATCGGGGCGGGGCATCGCTCGCTCCTCTACGCCGAACACGCTTTGGTAAAGCCGGATGAACTTGCGATAGTCGGCGTTGCCGAGCCCGATGACGAAAAGCGCGCGCATGCGGCGAAGGTCCACTCGGTGCCCGCCGACCGATGCTACCGCACCGCGGAGGAATTAGCCGCTGTCCCGAAATTCGCCGACTTCGCGATAAACGGGACCATGGACAAGCTCCATGTGCCGACATCCATGGCGCTCCTGAAAGCGGGGTACGATATACTCCTCGAGAAGCCGTTCGCCACGAACGAGAAAGAGATGCTCGAACTGGTGAAGACAGCGAAGAAGCTCGGGCGGCGCATCGCGATATGCCATGTGCTTCGCTATGCGCCGTTCTATGCCGGGATAAAGAAGACGATACTCGACGGCGCCATCGGCGATATCATGAACATGCAGACGACGGAGAACGTGAGCTATCATCACGTCGCCGCGGCGTTCATACGCGGAAAATGGGGGACAAAGAAGTACGGGGGATCGTCCTTCCTCATGGCGAAATGCTGCCACGATCTCGATATGATAACGTGGCTGAAGAGCGGCATACCGCCCGTTCGCGTGTCCAGCATGGGAAGCCGCATGTATTTCAAACCGGAAAAGGCCCCTGCCGGATCCGGCACACACTGCATGATAGACTGCCCCGCGGCGGTCGAATCGAATTGCCTTTACTCGGCGAAAAAGCATTACATCGATCACAACTGGTGGCTGTTCTACGTCTGGGACATCAACGATAAATTCCAGGGACAGAAACTGCCCGATGCCGCTGAGCGCGAAAAGAAGCTCAAGGACCCGTCATTCCCCTACGGACGCTGCGTATGGAAAACGGAAGCGGATATCATCGATCATCAGTCCGTCGTCGTCGAATTCGCCGACGGCGCGACCGCGACCCACAACCTCGTTTCCGGCGCCGCGAAGGGCGGACGGAGCATACAGATCATCGGGACGAAGGGCGAGATACGCGGTGATTTCGAGTCGGGAAAATTCGAGATCAACCGCATCGATCCGCGTTCCGATAAGGAATATTCGCAGGAACTCGTCGATACGAACATCGCCGGCGATTTCAGCGGCATTGCCGGTGCGCACGGCGGCGGTGACGCGCGGCTCATCATGGACTTCGTCCGCGTCATGAACGGCGAAAAGCCGAGTTACTCGTATACCGGCATCGAGGATTCCGTCAACGGACATCTCACGGGTTTTTACGCAGATAGATCGATGGAAGAGAAGCGACAGCTAGCCATGCCGCCGCTACGGTAA
- a CDS encoding M55 family metallopeptidase: MKAYIQFDFEGIAGFVIRDTEDRNIPTVLERTHRMMKIASAEVSAAANGAFAAGADEVVIWDSHGKGNTLLIEELPEKAELITGDYDRGPWLPFFEGTDVGIYIGGHAMTGTPRAVTPHTRIEVNGRSYGEVGMFILECGARDVPVVLVSGDTAVEREIADMIPKSNFVATKDAVGPTLAKSITPALSCKRIFSAARRGVRSRAHIPPCRITPPYTFGYTGSGAPLSYTDPGDDLLTGYRRFLKKHLGYTKGWPEYDLQNEDYGVD, translated from the coding sequence ATGAAAGCATACATACAGTTCGATTTTGAAGGCATTGCCGGCTTTGTTATTCGCGATACAGAGGACAGAAACATACCTACGGTGCTTGAACGTACCCACAGAATGATGAAAATAGCCAGTGCCGAGGTTTCCGCCGCTGCGAACGGGGCATTTGCCGCCGGGGCGGATGAAGTGGTCATTTGGGATTCTCACGGGAAAGGGAACACGCTACTCATCGAGGAGCTTCCCGAGAAGGCCGAGCTTATTACCGGAGACTATGACCGCGGGCCGTGGCTGCCGTTCTTTGAAGGCACGGATGTCGGGATATATATCGGCGGTCACGCAATGACCGGGACGCCCAGGGCCGTTACCCCGCACACGCGTATTGAGGTCAATGGAAGGTCATACGGTGAAGTCGGCATGTTCATCCTTGAATGCGGAGCGCGCGATGTGCCGGTGGTGCTCGTGAGCGGGGATACGGCGGTTGAACGTGAGATCGCGGACATGATACCGAAAAGTAATTTTGTAGCGACAAAAGATGCCGTCGGCCCCACACTGGCAAAAAGCATTACCCCGGCACTTTCATGCAAACGTATTTTTTCTGCGGCGCGCCGAGGCGTACGATCGCGGGCGCATATCCCGCCCTGCAGGATAACCCCGCCGTATACGTTCGGATATACCGGGTCCGGTGCGCCTCTATCGTATACGGATCCCGGCGATGATCTGCTTACCGGCTACCGCCGTTTCCTGAAAAAGCATCTCGGCTATACCAAAGGGTGGCCCGAGTATGATCTTCAGAACGAAGATTACGGCGTTGATTGA